One Chromobacterium paludis genomic window carries:
- a CDS encoding sensor histidine kinase: protein MRYASIAMATIGAILLYLLAVATGNASKLNDYYWWVFGLNSLLLLALLSVVARQLLRLRQRVRNRVFGAKLTQKLALMFAGVALVPGLLVFTVSAQFLTRSIESWFDVKVEAALDRGLVLGRSALNYVLDDVGRKGRLVLDEVQPLDDARLPGRLDRLRDQLGLKEIAIYNRSGGQMLAHVGDGRVMPLSREALRGVRLQHPQQSIENDGNSGLTLRVLMAYRTAGEETRVLQLSQAAPADISRDAEQIESARSEYRQLLLARHGLRTFYMLTLALAVLLALTAALAFALFLSERLSAPLSELAAGTRAVAQGDFSKRHPVYRRDELGMLTTLFNRMTQQLDEARQQAEKSRGELEGGKLYLESILANLSAGVIAFGGDWQIRAANSSASRILGVEFGRLAELRFPEWGREIPAVTPLVETVMQHADSDVETDWQTQLNYETSHGERALLVRGARLPEHSDDGYVLVFNDITELARAQRDAAWGEVAKRLAHEIRNPLTPIQLSAERLAMKLADKLEGPDADMLKRSTDTIIKQVGALKSMVEAFRDYARAPKIKLVKLDLNQVIREVMTLYESNPAVKIALDDMPLMIMGDAALLRQVLHNLLQNAQDAVLDVGIPMIQISSRQEEGNALVCVEDNGAGFGPDILRRAFEPYVTSKAKGTGLGLAVVKKIMEEHHGQVILGNAERQGARVLLSLPLLEA from the coding sequence ATGCGCTACGCCTCCATTGCGATGGCGACGATAGGAGCGATCCTGCTCTATCTGCTGGCGGTGGCCACGGGCAACGCGTCCAAGCTCAACGATTACTACTGGTGGGTGTTCGGCCTGAACAGCCTGCTGTTGTTGGCCCTGCTCAGCGTGGTGGCGCGGCAGCTGCTGCGCCTGCGCCAGCGCGTGCGCAACCGGGTGTTCGGCGCCAAGCTGACGCAGAAGCTGGCGCTGATGTTCGCCGGCGTCGCGCTGGTGCCGGGCCTCTTGGTATTCACCGTGTCGGCGCAATTCCTGACGCGCAGCATCGAGAGCTGGTTCGACGTCAAGGTGGAGGCGGCGCTGGACCGCGGCCTGGTGCTGGGGCGCAGCGCGCTGAACTACGTGCTGGATGATGTCGGCCGCAAGGGCAGGCTGGTGCTGGACGAGGTGCAGCCCCTGGACGACGCCAGATTGCCGGGCCGCCTGGATAGGCTGCGCGACCAGCTCGGGCTGAAGGAAATCGCCATTTATAACCGGAGCGGCGGCCAGATGCTGGCGCACGTCGGCGATGGCCGCGTCATGCCGCTCTCGCGCGAGGCGCTGCGCGGCGTGCGCCTGCAGCACCCGCAGCAAAGCATAGAAAACGACGGCAACAGCGGTCTGACGCTGCGCGTGCTGATGGCCTACCGCACGGCGGGCGAGGAAACGCGCGTGCTGCAGCTGAGCCAGGCCGCGCCGGCCGACATCAGCCGCGACGCCGAGCAGATCGAGAGCGCTCGCTCTGAATACCGCCAGCTGCTGCTGGCGCGCCATGGCCTGCGCACCTTCTACATGCTGACGCTGGCGCTGGCGGTGCTGCTGGCGCTGACTGCCGCGCTGGCCTTCGCCCTGTTCCTGTCCGAGCGCCTGTCCGCGCCCTTGTCCGAGCTGGCCGCCGGCACGCGCGCGGTGGCGCAGGGCGACTTCTCCAAGCGCCATCCGGTGTACCGGCGCGATGAATTGGGCATGTTGACTACCTTGTTCAATCGTATGACGCAGCAATTGGACGAGGCGCGGCAACAGGCGGAAAAGAGCCGCGGCGAGCTGGAAGGCGGCAAGCTTTATCTGGAAAGCATATTGGCCAACCTGTCGGCCGGCGTCATCGCCTTCGGCGGCGATTGGCAGATCCGCGCCGCCAACAGCAGCGCCTCGCGCATCCTGGGCGTGGAATTCGGCCGTTTGGCCGAACTCCGTTTCCCTGAGTGGGGGCGGGAAATCCCCGCGGTGACGCCGCTGGTGGAAACGGTCATGCAGCACGCCGACAGCGATGTGGAAACCGATTGGCAGACCCAGCTGAACTATGAGACTAGCCACGGCGAGCGCGCGCTGCTGGTGCGCGGCGCGCGCCTGCCGGAGCACTCCGACGATGGCTACGTGCTGGTGTTCAACGACATCACCGAGCTGGCCCGCGCCCAGCGCGACGCGGCCTGGGGCGAGGTGGCCAAGCGGCTGGCGCACGAAATCCGCAACCCGCTGACCCCCATCCAGCTATCGGCCGAACGCTTGGCGATGAAGCTGGCCGACAAGCTGGAAGGTCCTGACGCCGACATGCTGAAACGCTCCACCGACACCATCATCAAGCAGGTCGGCGCGCTGAAGAGCATGGTGGAGGCGTTCCGCGATTACGCCCGCGCGCCCAAGATCAAACTGGTCAAACTTGATCTCAATCAGGTGATTCGAGAAGTCATGACTCTTTACGAATCCAATCCTGCTGTTAAGATTGCGCTGGACGACATGCCGCTGATGATCATGGGCGATGCCGCCCTGCTGCGCCAGGTGCTGCACAACCTGCTGCAGAACGCGCAGGACGCAGTCCTTGACGTTGGCATCCCGATGATTCAAATTAGCAGCCGACAAGAAGAAGGAAACGCGCTCGTCTGCGTCGAGGACAATGGGGCGGGCTTCGGCCCGGACATCCTCCGGCGCGCGTTCGAGCCTTATGTGACCAGCAAAGCCAAGGGCACCGGTCTGGGACTGGCCGTGGTCAAGAAGATTATGGAAGAGCACCATGGTCAGGTCATCTTGGGGAACGCCGAACGGCAAGGCGCGCGCGTCCTTCTCTCCCTGCCATTGCTGGAGGCCTAA